The following are encoded in a window of Candidatus Oleimmundimicrobium sp. genomic DNA:
- a CDS encoding anaerobic ribonucleoside-triphosphate reductase activating protein: protein MLKVSSCLESSSIELRGIVPVTMLDWVGRVACVLFVGGCNFKCPFCHNPELVLSPKKQSLLSWEKVRQHLETKKKWLDGVIITGGEPTIEYGLEDFLSILKEMDYSVKLDTNGTRPRVLSRLIKEELVDHIAMDVKSSFRKYSKAAGVSVNIEKIKKSIDLIVNSGISHEFRTTVVPKLAEKEDVIEIAQYLGNRKAQHYYLQQYNPKVTLDPKLMETKPYKRELLINLTEECLRFVPTELRG from the coding sequence ATGTTAAAAGTAAGTTCCTGTTTAGAAAGTTCATCAATTGAATTAAGGGGAATAGTTCCTGTTACCATGCTTGATTGGGTGGGGAGGGTTGCATGCGTTTTATTTGTTGGAGGATGTAACTTTAAATGTCCTTTTTGTCACAACCCGGAACTTGTGCTTTCTCCAAAAAAACAATCTTTGCTTTCGTGGGAAAAAGTAAGGCAACATCTGGAAACAAAGAAAAAGTGGCTTGATGGTGTGATAATCACCGGGGGAGAACCTACCATAGAATATGGATTAGAAGATTTCTTATCCATATTAAAAGAGATGGACTATTCAGTAAAACTGGATACCAATGGGACCCGGCCTCGGGTTCTCTCCCGATTGATTAAAGAAGAATTAGTTGATCATATTGCAATGGATGTTAAGTCAAGCTTCAGAAAATATTCAAAAGCAGCTGGCGTCAGCGTCAATATCGAAAAAATTAAAAAAAGCATCGATTTAATAGTAAATTCAGGCATTTCTCATGAATTCAGAACTACGGTAGTTCCTAAACTAGCCGAAAAAGAAGATGTAATTGAAATAGCTCAATATTTGGGCAACCGAAAAGCGCAGCACTATTATTTACAACAGTATAATCCCAAAGTAACATTAGACCCAAAATTGATGGAAACAAAGCCATACAAAAGAGAACTGCTTATTAATTTAACCGAGGAATGCCTTCGTTTTGTACCGACAGAATTACGCGGGTAA
- a CDS encoding thioredoxin family protein, with the protein MMKIKLFVKADCPKCPEAKALAAQLNDVELYDIGEVNGLAEAAFYGVMSAPSIVVTDEIGKEMKSWLGVIPNIDELRNVS; encoded by the coding sequence ATGATGAAAATAAAACTTTTTGTGAAAGCGGACTGCCCAAAGTGTCCGGAGGCCAAAGCGCTAGCCGCTCAGCTTAATGATGTAGAACTTTATGATATTGGTGAAGTTAATGGTTTAGCTGAAGCTGCTTTTTATGGAGTGATGTCTGCTCCGTCAATAGTCGTAACGGATGAAATTGGAAAAGAAATGAAATCTTGGTTGGGTGTTATCCCAAATATTGATGAGCTTAGAAATGTGTCTTAA